A portion of the Tiliqua scincoides isolate rTilSci1 chromosome 3, rTilSci1.hap2, whole genome shotgun sequence genome contains these proteins:
- the GJA5 gene encoding gap junction alpha-5 protein, whose protein sequence is MGDWSFLGEFLEEVHKHSTVVGKVWLTVLFIFRMLVLGTAAESSWGDEQSDFMCDTRQPGCENVCYDKAFPISHIRYWVLQIIFVSTPSLLYMGHAMHTVRMEEKRKLKEVKEAARATKNNSDSFHQQEYPAVEKAELSCWEEPTGRIILQGTLLNTYVCSILIRTTMEIAFIVGQYMLYGIFLETLYTCHRQPCPHPVNCYVSRPTEKNIFIIFMLAVAALSLFLSLAELYHLGWKKAKQRLSGSCKGNPSPITDKLEAESQVKITQSCTPPPDFNQCLANSGGKYISPFSNKMASQQNTANFATEKVHNQEDVDGGSQFIQVNYHQNPETSNSSAPSLLPNGYLQDKRRLSKTSRTSSKARSDDLSV, encoded by the coding sequence ATGGGTGACTGGAGCTTCCTGGGAGAATTCCTTGAGGAAGTCCACAAGCATTCCACAGTGGTGGGGAAAGTCTGGTTGACTGTTCTCTTCATTTTTCGGATGCTTGTGCTCGGCACAGCGGCAGAGTCCTCCTGGGGCGATGAACAGTCTGACTTCATGTGTGACACCCGGCAGCCTGGTTGCGAGAACGTCTGCTATGACAAAGCTTTCCCCATCTCTCACATCAGGTACTGGGTTCTTCAGATTATCTTTGTCTCCACCCCTTCCCTACTGTACATGGGCCACGCAATGCACACTGTGCgcatggaggagaagaggaaacTCAAGGAAGTCAAAGAAGCAGCAAGGGCAACAAAGAACAATAGTGACTCTTTCCACCAACAGGAGTACCCTGCAGTGGAGAAGGCAGAGCTGTCCTGTTGGGAGGAGCCAACCGGGAGAATCATTCTTCAAGGTACATTGCTGAACACATATGTCTGCAGCATTTTAATCCGCACCACAATGGAGATAGCTTTCATTGTTGGGCAGTACATGCTGTATGGAATCTTCTTGGAGACCCTCTACACCTGCCACCGCCAGCCCTGCCCACATCCAGTCAATTGCTATGTCTCTCGGCCTACAGAGAAGAACATCTTTATCATCTTCATGCTTGCTGTGGCAGCACTTTCCCTCTTCTTAAGCCTGGCTGAACTGTATCACTTGGGATGGAAAAAAGCCAAGCAGAGACTTTCTGGTTCTTGCAAAGGCAACCCTAGCCCAATCACAGACAAACTGGAGGCAGAGTCCCAAGTGAAGATCACACAAAGTTGCACTCCTCCTCCAGATTTTAATCAATGTTTGGCCAACTCTGGTGGGAAGTATATCAGTCCCTTTAGTAATAAAATGGCATCTCAGCAAAACACAGCCAACTTTGCAACAGAAAAGGTTCATAACCAAGAGGATGTTGATGGAGGAAGTCAGTTTATTCAAGTTAACTATCACCAGAATCCTGAGACCAGCAACAGCTCTGCACCCAGCCTGCTGCCCAATGGTTACTTACAAGACAAGCGCAGGCTTAGCAAAACCAGCCGCACCAGCAGTAAGGCTCGGTCCGATGACCTGTCAGTGTGA